In Fusarium fujikuroi IMI 58289 draft genome, chromosome FFUJ_chr08, one genomic interval encodes:
- a CDS encoding related to Rossmann fold nucleotide-binding protein: protein MSPVARTKICVYCGAGTGASPAHMEAARALARAMAANNTDLVYGGGTVGLMGEIAKTLVSINGPQSVHGIIPEALVKHERAGSRQAQNIPDEAVFGRTTLVKDMHTRKKLMAEEVFAGGPGSGFIGLSGGFGTMEEIFETTTWIQLGIHSRGIVLLNIDGYWNGIIDWLDKAAEEGFVKPGNKGLLGVAETGEGAINALREYKVSSSIYQLQWGTQ from the exons ATGTCTCCTGTGGCTCGCACCAAGATTTGTGTGTACTGTGGAGCAGGCACTGGTGCCAGTCCGGCTCATATGGAAGCTGCCAGGGCGCTCGCTCGTGCGATGGCTGCGAATAATACCGACCTTG TGTACGGTGGCGGAACTGTTGGCCTCATGGGAGAGATCGCCAAGACTTTAGTCTCGATCAATGGGCCTCAATCTGTTCATGGCATTATTCCCGAGGCCCTCGTCAAACACGAACGAGCTGGTTCGCGCCAGGCCCAGAATATTCCTGACGAAGCAGTGTTTGGCCGAACTACCCTCGTAAAGGACATGCACACGCGAAAGAAGCTTATGGCTGAAGAAGTCTTTGCAGGAGGTCCTGGCAGTGGTTTTATTGGTCTTAGCGGCGGCTTCGGAACCATGGAAGAGATATTCGAGACGACGACGTGGATTCAGCTTGGCATTCACAGTCGGGGTATTgtccttctcaacatcgaTGGCTATTGGAACGGAATTATCGATTGGCTGGACAAGGCAGCCGAGGAAGGATTTGTGAAGCCGGGAAACAAGGGACTTCTTGGTGTCGCTGAGACTGGTGAAGGCGCTATCAATGCGTTGCGCGAGTACAAGGTGTCGAGCTCGATCTATCAGCTCCAGTGGGGGACTCAATAG
- a CDS encoding probable hydrolases of the alpha/beta superfamily: MKSILNYAGQGIMAFAAAMPASAQNLSYGADNFYRSEDVAIQPIHFNTIYNTTIVGNLFTARNASLNASSPAIVVGHPMGAVKEQSANLYATKLAEEGFITLTLDLPFWGRSDGPQNLVSPDFYTEAYSAAVDHLGTYNFVDRDRIGALGICGSGGFVINAAKIDARIQAIATVSMYDMGTVNRQGLRGATSVEQRRAIIANASQRRWAEVDGAPTGYAVGTPNELTSQSDDVAREFFDFYRTVRGEFTPEGWQRNQTTHPSLITNVNFLNFYPFNDIEIISPRPLLIISGDQSHSREFSENAYRAAGEPKELYWVRGASHTDLYDRTEVIPFSKLNEFFQENLV, from the coding sequence ATGAAGTCCATCCTCAACTACGCTGGCCAAGGCATCATGGCCTTCGCAGCTGCGATGCCAGCCTCCGCGCAGAACCTCTCCTACGGCGCTGACAACTTCTACCGTAGCGAAGACGTCGCCATCCAGCCCATCCACTTCAACACTATTTACAACACTACCATTGTCGGCAATCTCTTCACGGCCAGGAACGCAAGCCTCAATGCCAGCTCCCCCGCCATTGTCGTCGGCCATCCCATGGGCGCAGTCAAAGAACAGTCCGCCAACCTATACGCTACCAAGCTGGCAGAGGAGGGCTTCATCACCCTGACCCTCGATCTCCCCTTCTGGGGCAGAAGCGATGGTCCCCAGAATCTCGTATCGCCCGATTTCTACACCGAGGCCTACAGCGCTGCGGTCGATCATCTGGGTACTTACAACTTTGTTGATCGCGATCGCATCGGTGCGCTTGGAATTTGTGGCAGCGGAGGATTTGTCATCAATGCGGCCAAGATTGACGCTCGGATCCAGGCTATCGCTACTGTTTCCATGTATGACATGGGCACCGTGAATCGACAGGGTCTGAGAGGAGCTACGTCGGTAGAGCAGCGCAGAGCAATCATCGCCAATGCGTCACAACGTCGATGGGCTGAAGTCGACGGAGCACCGACTGGATATGCCGTCGGCACTCCAAACGAACTCACAAGCCAGTCGGATGATGTCGCCCGTGAGTTCTTTGACTTCTACCGCACCGTTCGCGGCGAGTTTACTCCCGAGGGATGGCAGCGCAATCAGACTACTCACCCTTcactcatcaccaacgtcaACTTCCTCAACTTCTACCCTTTCAATGACATTGAAATCATCTCCCCTCGTCcacttctcatcatctctggCGACCAGTCGCACTCAAGGGAATTTAGCGAAAACGCTTATCGTGCGGCCGGTGAGCCTAAGGAGCTTTACTGGGTTCGGGGAGCTAGTCATACTGATCTTTATGATCGCACTGAGGTTATTCCTTTCTCTAAGCTCAACGAGTTCTTCCAAGAGAACCTCGTTTAA
- a CDS encoding probable norsolorinic acid reductase, translating into MGFPTAPKPKTALGFHRILSPTAGVKVSPICLGGISIGHEWKFYTGQNEEPFKLLDAFYDIGGNFIDTASNYNNQMSETLIGQWMQERDVRDQMVIATKYTAGYRAFGDNPEPLQSNFTGNSVKSMHVSVRDSLKKLRTDYIDILYVHWWDYATPVEEVMRGLHVLVMQGKVLYLGISNTPSWIVVKANAYAKQHGLTPFSVYQGNWNAAFRDMEGDVIPMCEDQDMAIVSWGSLGTGSLLTAQQRKEREADPDAPKSQISEVAIKTSEALERIADRKGTTLQAIALAYLFHQSTYVFPIVGVNTVEHIKAMPDALKIRLSKEDIDEIHEASPYNPGYPMSFTQYMQPVKYDLSWTPADNQQYQMSAWIDAPPKRLPYQPRNW; encoded by the exons ATGGGTTTCCCAACTGcacccaagcccaagaccgCTCTTGGCTTCCATCGCATCCTCTCCCCCACTGCTGGAGTCAAGGTTTCACCGATCTGTCTCGGTGGCATAAGCATTGGCCACGAGTGGAAATTCTATACCGGCCAGAATGAAGAGCCCTTCAAACTCCTCGATGCTTTCTATGATATAGGTGGCAATTTCATTGACACCGCGAGTAACTACAACAACCAGATGTCAGAGACACTCATCGGACAGTGGATGCAGGAACGCGACGTCAGAGATCAAATGGTGATTGCGACAAAGTATACTGCAGGTTATCGTGCGTTCGGCGATAACCCTGAGCCTTTACAGTCAAACTTCACCGGTAACTCTGTAAAGAGCATGCATGTCTCGGTGCGCGACagtttgaagaagttgaggaCAGACTACATCGACATTTTGTATGTTCACTGGTGGGACTATGCGACGCCGGTAGAGGAGGTAATGAGAGGTCTTCATGTTCTCGTTATGCAGGGAAAGGTTCTTTACCTTGGGATTAGCAACACTCCATCTTGGATTGTTGTCAAAGCCAATGCCT ACGCGAAACAGCATGGCTTGACTCCCTTCTCCGTCTATCAGGGCAATTGGAATGCGGCCTTTCGCGACATGGAAGGCGATGTGATCCCAATGTGCGAGGACCAGGACATGGCGATTGTGTCCTGGGGATCACTGGGCACTGGGTCGCTACTCACGGCCcagcaaagaaaagaaagagaagctgATCCAGATGCACCCAAGTCTCAGATATCGGAGGTCGCGATAAAGACCAGCGAGGCCCTGGAAAGAATCGCCGACCGGAAGGGGACTACATTACAGGCTATC GCGCTGGCATATCTATTCCACCAATCCACATACGTGTTCCCCATCGTAGGAGTCAATACGGTTGAGCATATCAAGGCTATGCCTGATGCCCTGAAGATCAGACTTTCGAAAGAGGACATAGATGAGATTCACGAAGCATCTCCATACAATCCAGGGTACCCCATGAGCTTTACGCAGTATATGCAGCCGGTCAAATACGACTTATCCTGGACGCCTGCAGATAATCAGCAATACCAAATGTCAGCTTGGATCGATGCCCCTCCCAAGCGCCTG CCATACCAACCGAGGAACTGGTAG
- a CDS encoding related to transcriptional activator Mut3p translates to MPPAQMTRKACDVCYRKRIRCDGQKPRCSHCVLYKSDCTFQATSRKAAIRKQPNRTAAALQSQVQSLETSLDEAQQRIKELEERLTQKSSLQNPLQSLQPQLGEYDVSYSGRASLDLGLELPPQHEALSGVNKFLATFNTILPLFHPQRLLSRVNSWYERPHQRDTSTWAAINVVLSLAYRHIPDEEKPPNYSTLHFMNKAQSVLNDIMLGDSSLLDVQTIVGMVVLLQATSDLKPASALIPIALRLAHGLQLHSRSNSDHLSASETLERDRVLWIAYILDRDISMRTKLPPIQSQNDVSIDWPSATPTDGAGMLYTADNSSSFNFFLSRVQLAHIQGEVYEAMLSKSPTASDAYVRFDNVTRIHQMLDDWLARIPSEFSPSAITQSGNANLQRAFGVLYSSHLTCRSVVCKAHAMEAQWIPSLQDFGRKAVEQEAVTAPRLPVGWHKLVHESREYIELFIAINRKDPAFIWMTACTYISAAVCLTANSLFNPWHTKAGTDDQLIDPAFSFLDDIILQAPLPQLKRLRHSWDELLKNSREMSFRNAVQNVDWLEATCS, encoded by the exons ATGCCGCCAGCACAGATGACCAGAAAG GCTTGCGACGTCTGCTACCGCAAGCGCATTCGGTGCGACGGTCAGAAACCTCGATGTTCTCATTGCGTTCTGTATAAATCCGACTGTACTTTTCAAGCTACGAGTCGTAAAGCTGCGATCAGAAAACAACCCAATAGGACCGCGGCGGCTTTACAGTCTCAGGTGCAATCGCTTGAGACAAGTCTTGATGAAGCACAGCAAAGAATaaaggagcttgaagaaAGATTAACACAGAAAAGCAGTCTTCAAAATCCTCTTCAAAGTCTTCAGCCCCAGTTGGGTGAATATGACGTCAGCTACTCTGGAAGGGCTTCTCTTGATTTGGGTCTTGAGTTACCTCCTCAACACGAGGCCTTATCCGGAGTCAACAAATTCCTTGCAACTTTCAACACTATCCTCCCCCTCTTTCATCCACAGAGACTTCTATCTCGAGTCAATTCATGGTATGAGCGGCCCCATCAGCGAGATACATCGACTTGGGCGGCCATCAACGTGGTTCTCTCCCTAGCATATCGCCATATACCAGACGAGGAGAAGCCACCCAACTACAGTACCCTGCACTTTATGAACAAGGCTCAATCAGTTCTTAATGATATCATGTTGGGCGATTCAAGCCTTCTAGACGTCCAAACAATTGTCGGGATGGTCGTGTTGTTACAAGCGACATCAGACTTAAAACCAGCTTCGGCTCTGATACCCATTGCTTTGCGTCTTGCTCACGGACTGCAACTGCATTCGAGATCAAATTCTGATCATCTGAGTGCTTCCGAGACTTTGGAGCGAGATCGAGTTCTCTGGATCGCTTACATCCTCGATCGAGACATATCGATGCGCACAAAACTACCTCCTATCCAGAGCCAAAATGACGTCAGTATTGATTGGCCATCAGCTACACCTACTGACGGAGCTGGTATGCTATACACGGCTGATAATTCGTCTagcttcaacttctttcTGTCACGTGTGCAGCTTGCGCATATACAAGGCGAAGTTTATGAAGCAATGCTATCTAAGTCCCCCACTGCATCCGACGCCTACGTCCGTTTTGACAACGTGACCCGAATACACCAGATGCTAGATGATTGGCTTGCTCGAATCCCTTCCGAGTTTTCTCCCAGTGCCATTACTCAAAGCGGGAATGCAAACCTACAGAGGGCCTTTGGTGTTCTGTACTCAAGCCATTTGACTTGTCGAAGTGTCGTCTGCAAGGCTCATGCCATGGAAGCACAATGGATACCAAGTCTTCAAGATTTTGGAAGAAAAGCAGTCGAGCAAGAGGCAGTTACAGCTCCACGGTTGCCAGTGGGTTGGCATAAGCTTGTTCATGAGTCTCGCGAATACATCGAACTGTTCATAGCTATTAATCGCAAAGATCCTGCATTTATCTG GATGACTGCGTGTACTTACATCTCTGCGGCGGTATGCCTAACAGCCAATAGCCTCTTCAACCCTTGGCATACAAAGGCTGGGACGGATGATCAGTTGATCGACCCCGCGTTTAGCTTTCTGGATGATATAATCCTGCAAGCACCGCTTCCACAACTGAAGCGTTTACGTCATTCGTGGgatgagctgctgaagaacTCCCGCGAGATGTCATTTCGGAATGCTGTACAGAATGTGGATTGGCTAGAAGCAACATGTAGCTGA
- a CDS encoding reductase, whose amino-acid sequence MAPLPLPGFASFTKSWHAEPYPFISPTRPELSAAGKNVVITGGGTGIGQATGIAFAQAGAKSIAIVGRRVECLETSLKAIQAANPSTQVLFETGDVTKLESISTALKNIVDKLGKIDIFIANAGMLPKAGPVYGYDEAQLRQGLEINVIGVFNSLQAFPPLASPGAKVIYVGSGIGHWAPMAEVPGVFGYAAAKAAALKMVDYFAFENPKIHVVSIQPGIIATGINPDLSVGFDTVELPAHFIVWLASEEAEFLRSKFVWANWDAQELLTRAKEIKSTMLLRITLNGVDM is encoded by the exons ATGGCACCTCTCCCACTACCAGGATTTGCATCATTTACCAAGTCCTGGCATGCTGAGCCATACCCGTTCAtctcaccaacaagaccGGAGCTCTCAGCTGCTGGCAAGAACGTTGTCATCACTGGTGGAGGCACTGGAATTGGTCAAGCTACTGGCATCGCCTTTGCCCAAGCTGGCGCCAAATCTATCGCCATTGTCGGCCGAAGGGTTGAATGTCTCGAAACTTCATTAAAGGCTATTCAAGCTGCCAACCCCTCGACCCAGGTTCTGTTCGAAACTGGCGATGTCACCAAGCTTGAGTCCATAAGCACCGCGCTCAAGAACATCGTTGATAAACTTGGCAAGATCGACATATTCATCGCCAACGCTGGCATGTTACCAAAGGCTGGTCCAGTCTACGGCTATGATGAAGCTCAGCtccgtcaaggtcttgagatcAATGTCATTGGTGTTTTTAACTCTCTTCAGGCATTCCCCCCCCTCGCATCCCCAGGTGCAAAGGTCATTTACGTCGGCTCTGGCATAGGTCACTGGGCCCCAATGGCAGAGGTACCTGGTGTGTTCGGTTACGCCGCGGCCAAGGCAGCCGCTTTGAAGATGGTTGACTACTTCGCGTTCGAAAACCCAAAAATCCATGTCGTTAGCATCCAACCTGGCATCATTGCGACAGGAATCAATCCCGACCTCAGTGTTGGCTTCGATACAG TGGAGCTGCCAGCTCACTTTATAGTATGGCTTGCGTCAGAGGAAGCTGAATTCTTGAGGAGCAAGTTCGTCTGGGCGAACTGGGACGCTCAAGAGCTACTGACGCGAGCAAAAGAGATCAAATCGACTATGCTGTTGAGAATCACTTTGAATGGAGTTGATATGTAG
- a CDS encoding related to monocarboxylate transporter, translating to MSSDNSTSTKEKAPEKGLLRYWKPSTTNQPPPDGGLTAWLQVLGSFLINLNNFGLANSFGVFQTYYETTLLRQHSSSAISWIGTLQVSLILIIGVISGPLFDQGYFYPILVVSSLMLTFALMMLSLSTQYYQVMLTWGVLGGICTGLLYIPSVAMIPLYFTTRRGLALGCATAGGSFGGIIYPIVVRRLLDSGGFGWACRAIGFITLFTLTIAVILIKPSTQAVKKPTRKLFDKSIIKDKAFIFFTLTSFFIWLGFLVPYILTPSFGLLGLDHPVSEDLSYYMLSVLNAAQALGRILPAAIVDKKILGAESILMFNVVVSGILALCWIAVHNLGGFTVFLILYGFFSGAVTTLPAFIIPYLCPSLAVIGTRMGIVYGAAGFGALIGPPIALAADEAHGGQHNRAFLGAQIWNGVTILFASCLCAYPLWEARKRRHMKEMADAKAKQGSNSA from the coding sequence ATGTCTTCTGATAACTCTACTTCTACAAAAGAAAAAGCGCCTGAAAAGGGGCTCTTACGTTACTGGAAACCATCCACAACGAATCAGCCTCCTCCTGATGGTGGGCTAACAGCATGGCTCCAAGTCCTTGgctcttttttaataaaccTCAACAACTTCGGTTTAGCAAACAGCTTCGGCGTGTTCCAAACATACTACGAAACGACTCTCCTTCGACAGCATTCTTCGTCTGCGATATCATGGATCGGTACCCTTCAAGTCTCCctgatcctcatcatcggtgtCATCTCCGGTCCGCTCTTTGATCAAGGATACTTCTATcccatcctcgtcgtctcGAGTCTCATGCTCACCTTTGCactgatgatgctgagcttATCGACGCAATACTATCAAGTCATGTTGACGTGGGGTGTCCTTGGAGGCATATGTACTGGGCTGTTGTACATCCCTAGCGTTGCTATGATCCCTCTTTACTTCACGACGCGTCGCGGTCTGGCTCTTGGCTGTGCGACGGCGGGAGGTTCCTTTGGCGGTATTATTTACCCCATTGTAGTCCGCCGTTTGCTGGACTCTGGAGGCTTTGGCTGGGCTTGCAGGGCAATTGGTTTCATTACCCTCTTCACGCTGACAATCGcagtcattctcatcaagccCAGCACACAAGCAGTCAAGAAGCCAACACGAAAACTCTTCGACAAGTCCAttatcaaggacaaggccttCATTTTCTTCACATTGACATCCTTCTTTATATGGCTGGGTTTCCTCGTGCCATATATTCTCACCCCCTCTTTTGGCCTATTGGGTCTTGACCATCCCGTCTCGGAGGATCTTTCATATTACATGCTGTCCGTTCTCAACGCCGCCCAAGCTCTAGGTCGAATCTTACCCGCAGCCATAGTAgacaagaagatcttgggaGCGGAGTCTATTCTCATGTTCAACGTCGTGGTGTCTGGCATCCTTGCTCTGTGCTGGATTGCTGTCCATAACCTGGGCGGCTTCACTGTCTTCCTTATCCTAtatggcttcttctcgggtGCAGTCACGACTTTGCCTGCGTTCATCATCCCATACTTGTGCCCCTCACTGGCTGTCATCGGTACTCGAATGGGCATCGTCTACGGTGCGGCTGGGTTTGGAGCATTGATTGGGCCTCCGATTGCGCTGGCAGCTGATGAGGCTCACGGAGGTCAGCATAACCGTGCATTTCTGGGTGCGCAGATCTGGAATGGTGTGACCATTCTTTTCGCGTCATGTCTTTGCGCGTACCCTCTCTGGGAAGCTAGAAAGCGACGGCAcatgaaggagatggctgATGCTAAGGCAAAGCAGGGTAGTAACAGTGCTTAG
- a CDS encoding related to quinate transport protein: MKFTLGNRAAMADTPSEVMNWRLYWSTFVFGVLGASRGLDEGLVGGMVTLKSFKDEFGLDHGSEEHQAQVESNITSMVQIGSIAGSLLAFFLCDKIGRVRSLQFLCMLWLVGFIIVVTSHGSVGQVLAGRFIAGLGIGMTVVVGPTYLAETAPRAVRGMLTNIFAGSVYLGVMVAYFSNWGASINMPDSSRYQWVAPQTCHIGFSGLLLILSFTVPETPRWLTMKGRNEESTKALCKLRQLPEDHPFVQAELYGIREQLEREQEAILGVSRWGKIRELLTIPANRYRLMLGFMAQLLGQWSGASAITIYAAEFFGVLGKTGQSEKLFATCILGVVKLVSAYACALFLVDFIGRRRSLYAGITLQTISILYIAIFLTIVGTKTLEDGTLTSTQKHAGVGAIAMLYISGVGWTMGWNSFQYLVNAEIWPLRLRALGSSITMCLHFANQYGNTKAVPLMLLHMTSGGFFFFCAAVCILGLIWVWAFVPEMAGRSLESTDELFSLPWYKIGRYGNKLAPDNEAILARDEKAEMKREVEVSQLEQA, from the exons ATGAAGTTCACGCTTGGAAACAGAGCCGCTATGGCGGATACGCCTAGTGAGGTTATGAACTGGCGCTTATACTGGAGTACCTTTGTCTTCG GTGTTCTAGGTGCTAGTCGTGGTCTCGACGAAGGTCTCGTCGGAGGCATGGTGACGCTCAAGAGCTTCAAAGACGAATTCGGCCTCGATCACGGATCCgaagaacatcaagcccaagtcgagtccaacatcaccagcatGGTTCAGATCGGTTCCATCGCTGGTTCACTCCTTGCATTCTTCCTCTGCGATAAGATCGGTCGTGTTAGATCACTTCAATTCCTTTGTATGCTTTGGCTTGTAggcttcatcatcgttgTTACCAGCCATGGAAGCGTGGGACAGGTTCTGGCTGGACGCTTCATTGCTGGCCTAGGTATTGGTATGACTGTAGTTGTTGGTCCAACATACCTTGCAGAGACTGCACCGCGAGCTGTACGTGGTATGCTCACGAACATCTTTGCTGGTTCTGTCTACCTCGGTGTTATGGTTGCCTACTTCAGCAACTGGGGCGCTTCCATCAACATGCCCGACTCATCTCGATACCAATGGGTTGCACCTCAAACATGCCACATTGGCTTCTCTGG ACTACTCCTGATCCTATCCTTCACCGTCCCCGAAACCCCTCGCTGGCTCACCATGAAGGGTCGCAATGAAGAGAGTACCAAGGCTCTCTGCAAGCTTCGGCAGCTTCCCGAAGATCATCCTTTCGTCCAAGCCGAGTTGTACGGCATTCGTGAGCAACTTGAGCGAGAGCAAGAGGCCATCCTCGGTGTCTCCCGATGGGGCAAGATCCGAGAACTTCTTACAATCCCCGCCAACCGCTACCGCCTCATGCTTGGCTTCATGGCTCAGCTCTTGGGTCAATGGTCTGGCGCTAGTGCCATCACCATCTACGCCGCGGAGTTCTTTGGTGTCCTTGGAAAGACTGGCCAGTCCGAGAAGCTCTTCGCTACTTGCATTCTCGGTGTTGTCAAGTTGGTATCTGCCTACGCATGtgctctcttcctcgtcgattTCATCGGCCGACGTCGATCGCTCTATGCTGGAATTACCCTTCAGACCATTTCAATTTTGTacatcgccatcttccttACCATCGTTGGTACCAAGACCCTCGAAGATGGAACCTTGACAAGCACCCAGAAACatgctggtgttggcgcAATTGCCATGCTGTACATCTCAGGTGTCGGCTGGACCATGGGCTGGAACTCGTTCCAGTATCTAGTCAACGCTGAGATCTGGCCGCTTCGCCTTCGTGCACTGGGTAGTTCCATCACCATGTGTCTTCACTTTGCGAATCAGTACGGCAACACCAAGGCTGTTCCGCTTATGCTGCTTCACATGACCAGCGGtggattcttcttcttctgtgctGCCGTCTGTATCCTCGGTCTCATCTGGGTTTGGGCATTTGTTCCTGAGATGGCCGGACGATCACTTGAGAGCACTGATGAGCTGTTCTCTCTACCTTGGTACAAGATTGGTCGCTATGGAAACAAGCTGGCGCCTGATAATGAGGCTATCTTGGCGAGggatgagaaggctgagatgaagcgGGAGGTGGAGGTGAGCCAACTAGAGCAAGCGTAA
- a CDS encoding related to protein-arginine deiminase type II, protein MPGPNGTVSILIMIRCPSEVRKVSRDLFLLFRKAGAGVVQHLGVWRSNIDAGDNIEAIPPYTFKGKAGPAERLVVGKHGDKSHHVLSYLEAQESQKPLRLDTSWLAFGHVDEFFQLIPAKDDRGWVAVISDHRLAIKLLEDTEMAGHGSLPAISRKKNTRWPKSCHVSECHQPVNSITVSQTLSDKRLIMLNDVCAERIDKNINILKADVGLTNEDIIRIPSLFIESNSMEFEGPCWGLKVGAFFPAVINNLVLTGYNTCIAPHPWVQLSEGRYFVEEIRNKYAEIGMKIEFIDDWNSHYRVHCSTNSSRNMSAKWWRSRWVAGSDRPLVIRF, encoded by the coding sequence ATGCCAGGTCCGAATGGAACAGTATCTATCCTTATCATGATTCGGTGTCCCAGCGAAGTGCGAAAGGTCAGTCGAGACCTCTTCTTGCTTTTCCGAAAGGCTGGAGCTGGTGTAGTGCAGCATCTTGGAGTGTGGCGCTCTAATATCGATGCTGGCGACAACATCGAAGCCATTCCCCCTTACACCTTCAAAGGCAAGGCCGGGCCAGCTGAGCGTCTCGTCGTTGGCAAGCATGGTGACAAAAGCCATCATGTTCTTTCTTaccttgaagctcaagagtcCCAGAAGCCGCTTCGGCTCGATACTTCCTGGCTAGCATTTGGTCATGTCGATGAGTTCTTCCAATTAATTCCCGCCAAGGACGATCGAGGTTGGGTTGCAGTCATCAGCGACCATCGTTTGgctatcaagcttcttgaagacACGGAAATGGCCGGGCATGGATCGCTCCCGGCCATCTCACGCAAGAAAAATACTCGGTGGCCCAAGTCCTGCCATGTGAGCGAGTGTCATCAACCTGTCAACTCCATCACCGTCAGCCAAACATTAAGCGATAAGAGGCTGATTATGCTGAACGACGTGTGCGCTGAGCGAATTGACAAAAACATTAACATTCTCAAGGCAGATGTTGGGCTTACTAATGAGGACATAATTCGCATTCCATCTTTGTTCATTGAGAGCAACTCCATGGAGTTTGAAGGCCCCTGCTGGGGGCTCAAAGTCGGAGCATTCTTCCCTGCCGTCATAAACAACCTCGTTCTGACTGGTTACAACACTTGCATTGCGCCTCATCCATGGGTCCAGTTGTCAGAGGGAAGATATTTTGTCGAGGAAATCAGAAACAAGTATGCCGAAATTGGAATGAAGATCGAGTTTATTGATGATTGGAACAGTCATTATAGGGTTCATTGCAGCACCAACTCAAGTCGAAACATGTCTGCAAAGTGGTGGCGATCACGTTGGGTTGCAGGATCAGACAGACCTTTAGTAATCCGCTTTTAG
- a CDS encoding related to GrpB domain protein has product MTPTIGELLKEYDFDPSLIDRVAFRKHRQPIAIVEPDPAWPEHFARAKARIESAIGDTAVSINHVGSTSVPGLPAKAVIDIDLTVKDINDEASYVDALENVGFHFLVREPGWHGHLFFCDYEPVPTNLHVWGPGCPEVVRHKIFADWLRKNEDDRKAYENIKREAAKASVENGEDVMEYNNRKQNVIREILQRAFKDLGYL; this is encoded by the coding sequence ATGACCCCAACAATTGGAGAACTATTAAAGGAGTACGATTTTGACCCTTCCCTCATCGACAGAGTCGCTTTTCGCAAACACAGACAGCCCATTGCCATTGTTGAACCCGATCCCGCATGGCCAGAGCATTTCGCCCGCGCCAAAGCGCGCATTGAATCCGCCATCGGCGACACAGCAGTCTCAATCAACCACGTTGGCTCAACCAGCGTCCCGGGTCTGCCAGCAAAAGCCGTAATTGACATTGACCTAACCGTCAAAGACATCAACGATGAAGCTTCCTATGTAGATGCACTTGAGAACGTTGGCTTCCATTTTCTTGTCAGGGAGCCGGGATGGCATGGACATCTCTTCTTTTGCGATTATGAACCTGTGCCGACAAATCTGCATGTTTGGGGACCTGGATGCCCTGAGGTGGTGAGACACAAGATCTTTGCGGATTGGTTGAGGAAGAATGAGGATGATAGGAAGGCCTATGAGAATATCAAGAGGGAGGCTGCGAAGGCAAGTGTTGAGAATGGGGAGGATGTCATGGAGTACAATAATAGAAAGCAGAATGTCATTCGTGAGATTCTGCAGAGGGCGTTCAAGGATCTGGGATACCTATAG